Proteins from a single region of Deltaproteobacteria bacterium:
- a CDS encoding C_GCAxxG_C_C family protein: MNEYDFDILRLGGQGFCCAQIVILLGLEMQGVENPGLVRAMSGLCNGCASRHCTCGVLTGGACLLAYHAGKGTPGEQASDKLPLMLEELSDWFSGYAGEHFGGITCDAIVPDGKPDQSRCGSLLSECYGQILRILVDNGFDPGSVHE, translated from the coding sequence ATGAACGAATATGATTTCGATATTCTGCGACTGGGCGGCCAGGGTTTTTGCTGCGCCCAGATCGTGATTTTGTTGGGTCTGGAGATGCAGGGCGTGGAAAACCCCGGCCTGGTCCGGGCCATGTCTGGTCTGTGCAACGGTTGCGCGTCCCGCCACTGTACCTGCGGCGTGCTGACCGGCGGGGCCTGTCTGCTGGCCTATCACGCGGGCAAGGGCACCCCTGGCGAACAGGCCAGTGACAAACTGCCACTCATGTTGGAGGAACTTTCCGACTGGTTTTCCGGATATGCGGGCGAACATTTCGGCGGCATCACCTGTGACGCCATCGTCCCCGACGGCAAGCCGGATCAGTCCAGATGCGGCAGTCTGCTTTCGGAGTGTTACGGCCAGATCCTGCGCATTCTGGTCGACAACGGCTTTGATCCGGGCAGCGTCCATGAATAG